GCGACCACAACGATGACCTGGAATATCAACATCACCGTTCCGAAAATGATTGTCGGTGGTGCCGCGACTATCGCAGCATGCGTAGTCGCCACCTGGACATTGACCGATTGGGTGCATAACACCTTCGTCTCAAAGGACGCCGCCGAGGTTCAATTGTGGCAGGAGAAGAACCGAGGTCGGCTCGAGCGGATGGAGGGACAGTATCAGGCGTTGACTGATCGTTGGAACCTCGTGCAGTGGCAAGCGGTCCTCCCCGCGGAGGCCTTGGGTAAGTGCCCGCCGGACGACCCTCCCGCGCAGGCGTTGCGCGACCCGACGGGTTTCGTGCATCTGCGCGGGCGAGTGTGCGGCAGCAAGCGCGGGACCACCGTATTCATGTTGCCGGCAGCCTACCGTCCGCAGCAGGCCATCCAGCAGCCCATCGCCGCCAAATACCTGCCCTCAATCCTAATCATCGATGCGCAAGGCCACGGCAAGGTGAAGTGCCTTGAACCCTGCTATGACAGCCAGGACAGCTATTGGTGGTCCCTTGACGGAGTCGTATTCTTCGGTACCCCCGACGCAAACGCGAAACAATAGCGGTCGCCGCCGCGGCAGATGTCGCAACAATCGTCGTCGTTATCGCGCCGAGCGAAGCTTGACGTCTTTTGCGGGGTGAGAGTCCCCGTCTGGTAAGGGCTAGCGACCCGCCCGTATCAAGTGTTGGTCCCATTGCGGAGTGGGGTAACCCGCGAACAACATTATGGGGCAAGCGTACACAGAGAATTTTGTAGGCCGTAGGGAAATCGCGTTCCCTTTGAAATAGCTAATGCGGATGCCGACAGTTTTAACGCGCTGGAAGGCAACATGAAGTCAGTACGTGAGTACGTGAGTACGTGAGTACGGGGGGCGCGGTGGCCTTGATCATCGCTCCGGCCAGTCGTGGTCCGTTCGCAACCGGAGGTCGAGCCTTTACCGTGAAAGTCCGGCGGGGCTCCTGTGGGAGCGGCTTCAGCCGCGACGAGGCTTCGCGGGTTACCTGCGACCTTGGGGGCAGTTTGCGAGGCCGCGTCGCGGCTGAAGCCGCTCCCACAGCGTCGCTGCGCCACTTTGACGTAAAGCCGCGACTTCCAGTGGCCGGAACGGCAATCAAGGCCAGCGCGGCGAGGCGTAGATTTCTCTCTTACCGTACTTCCGTACTAACGTACTTTCTTTTTTGGAGTATCCGCCCGATGAGCACCGACCAGTTCACCGCTCCCGGCGCCCCCGCGGCACCTATCCACTGCCTGTCCAACGGGCGCTACGAGGTCCTGATCTCCGGCACCGGGGCCGGGCGGTCCACCTGGGATTGGATCGGTCTCACGCGCGGGGGCGGTGATGCGGTCGAGGACCAGCTCGGCAGCGTCCTGTACCTGCGTGATCTCGATGACGGGCGTTTCTGGTCCCTGGGGTATCAACCGACGCGCACCCCGACCGCGCTGTATCGGACGCAAGCCACAGAGGGGTCTTTTCTCCTGGAGCGCGAAGACGCCGGGATCGGGGCGCGGCTCGCGGTCCGGGTCGCCGCGGACGCCGACCTGGAGGAGCGCCGTCTGACCCTGACCAACGCCTCCGAGCGGCCACGGCGCATCGAGGTCACGAGCTACCTGGAGGTGGTCCTGTGCCATCCCGCGGCGGACGCCGCCCACCCGGCCTTCGTCAAGCTCTTTGTCCAGACCGAGCGGGACGCGGCGACCGGCGCCCTGCTGGCCCGCCGCCGCCCGCGGGCCGCCGACGAGCAGTGGCCCTGGCTGGTGCACGCCCTGGCGGGTGGCGGGGCCCAGGAGTGGGAAACCGACCGGATGCGCTTCCTCGGCCGCGGCCGGACCCCCGCCGCCCCCGCCGCCCTGGTACTCGACGGGCCTCTTTCCGGCACCGTCGGCAATGTGCTCGACCCGGTCTTGAGCCTGCGCACCAGCCTCTTGCTGGCCCCTGGCGCGTCGGCCGAGTTGCTGTTCCTCACCGGCGTCGCCCCGGACCGGGCGGCGGCCCTGGCGCTGATTTCCGGGACCGCCGACGACCCGCTGGGCCTGGTACATCTTTCCCCCCAACCGCCCGCGCCGCCCGAGCCCCTGGCACCCCCCCCGGCCCCTACGGCGCCTTCTCGGCCGACGGCCGCGAATACATCATCCACCTGCGCCGCCAGCCCGACGGACAGTTGCGCCGCCCCCCGCTCCCCTGGACCAACGTCATCGCCAACGAGGTCGCCGGCTGCCTGGTGAGCGAGGTCGGCGCCGGCTACACCTGGGCGCGCAACAGCCAGGCCAACCGCCTCACCCCCTGGTCCAATGACCCGGTGAGCGACCCCGGTGGGGAGGCCTTCTATCTGCGCGACGAGGCGACCGGCGCCTGCTGGTCCCCGCTCCCCGGACCCCGCCCGGCCCCGTTCGACTACGAGGTCCGCCACGGCTTCGGTTACTCGATCTTTCGCTGCGAGGACCCGGACCTGGCCCAGGAGACGACCCTCTTCGTCCCCCGCTCGGACCCCCTGCGGGTCTTGCGCCTGCAACTGTGCAACCACGGCGACCAGCCCCGGACCCTGGCCATCGTTTCCTATCAGCGCCTGGTCATGGGCAACCAGCCGGCCAGCCCGAGCCCCATCCTGACGGCCTGGGACCCCGACCGCGACCTGCTGACCGCCACCAACCCCGCGGCCGGCGACTTTGCCGACGGCACCGCCTTCGCCTTCGCCGTCACCCAGGGCGGGACCCCGGGCCCGGTCAGCCACACCTGTGATCGCGCCGCCTTCATCGGCCGCCACGGCGACCCGGCCGACCCCACGGCGCTGCGCACCGGCACCGCGCTCGACGGCGCCAACGGCGAGGAACTCGACCCCTGTTTCGCCCAACGCCTGACCCTGCGGCTGGCCCCCGGCGAGACCGCGCGGTGCAGCTTTCTGCTCGGCGAGTGCCTGGAGGCGGCCGAACTGGACCGGCTGGTCGCCCACTATCGCCAACCCGGGGCCATCGACGCGGCGCTCGCCGCGGCCAAGGCCTTCTGGACCGACCTGGTCGGGCGCCTCCAGGTCGCGACCCCGTCCCCGGCCATCGACCTCATGCTCAACGGCTGGCTGGTCTACCAGAACTTGAGTTGCCGCATCTGGGCGCGCTCCGCCTTCTACCAGTCCGGCGGGGCCTTCGGCTATCGCGATCAGCTCCAGGACGCCGCCGCCCTGGTGCTGCTGCGCCCGGATCTGACCCGCGCCCAGATCCTGCTGCACGCCGCGCACCAGTTCGTCGAGGGCGACGTGCTGCATTGGTGGCACGCGGCGCCCATGGAACGGGGCCTGCGCACCCGGTTCTCCGATGACCTGCTGTGGCTGCCCTATGTGACCAGCCACTATGTCAGGACCACCGGCGAGTGGGCGATCCTCGACGAATCGCTGCCCTATCTGAGCGCCCGCGCCCTGGAACCGGGGGAGGACGAGAGCTTCCTGGAGCCCGCGCCGAGCGGGGAGTCCGGCGACCTCTACGACCACTGCTGCCGCGCCCTGGACCGCTCGCTCACGCTCGGCGTCCACGGTCTGCCGCTGATGGGCACCGGTGACTGGAACGACGGCATGAACCGCATCGGGCGGGAGGGGCGGGGGGAGAGCGTCTGGATGGGCTTCTTCCTCTACCGCTGCCTGGGGGATTTTCTGCCCCTGTGCGAGGCGCGCGGCGACACCGCGCGCCTCGCCCGCTACGCCGATTACCGCACCGTCCTGACCCTGGCTCTGGAGGAGTCCGGCTGGGATGGCGCCTGGTATCGCCGCGCCTACTATGACGACGGCACGCCGCTGGGCTGCGCCGCGGATGACGAGTGCCGCATCGACGCCCTGGCCCAGTCCTGGGCCGCCATCTCCGGGGCCGTCCCCCGCGAACGGGCGGAGCAGGCACTCGACGCGCTGGAGGCCCAGTTGATCAACGAGGACGAGCGCCTGATCCGGCTCCTGACCCCGCCCTTCGTCGACACCCCCAAGGACCCCGGCTACATCAAGGCCTATCTGGCCGGGGTGCGGGAGAATGGCGGTCAATATACCCATGCCGCCTGCTGGGCGGTGCTGGCCATGACCGAACTCGGGCGCCGGGAGCGCGCCGCCCGCCTGCTCGCCATGCTGAGCCCGGTCTCCCATACCGCCACGGCGCCGGCCGTCGAGACCTATCGGCTGGAGCCCTACGCGCTGGCCGCCGACATCTACGGCGCCGCGCCCCACGTCGGCCGCGGCGGCTGGTCCTGGTACACCGGCTCCGCCGGCTGGATGTATCGGGTCGGTATCGAGGCGGTGCTGGGTCTGCGCGTGGAGGACGGCCGCACCCTGGTGCTGAAGCCCTGCATACCCGCCGACTGGCCCGGATTGCGCATCCACTACCGCCTGCCCGACGGTATGACCCGCTGCGAGATCGCGGTGGAGAACGGCAGGGGAGGGGGCCGGGTGGTGGCCGCCAGCCTCGACGGGGAGCCGACGCCGGTCAGCGACGGGGCGGCGCGGGTGACGCTGCCGGCGGGGGGCGGGACCTTCCGCTGGGAGGTGCGGCTCGGGTAGTCGTTTAGGTGCCGCCGACAACTCGCTCTGGTGACGGTGTCACCCCGGTGTCAGGCCCTCTGCGCCCGGGGGGCGGATGACGCCGTAGGTTGTGGTGTATGATGGAAACAGCCACTTCAGCAACTTTCATGGGAGAAAAATGGACGATCTCGTCTATCCGCGCGAGCACACGCTCGGCATCATCACCTTGGTGCTCGGCCTCCTGATTTGGCTGGGCCTGATCGTCGGCACCGTTGGCGTGGCATTGGTCGCGCTCGGGATTGGCTTCGTGCTGTACCTGTTTGCCCAGTCCACGCTGATCGCCCACATCAAGGGCAATGGCGTCGAACTCTCGGCCGCGCAATTTCCGGACCTCTACGAGCAGTTCACGAGTTGTTGTGAGCGGCTCCAGATCAAGGAGCTGCCCGCGGCCTACATCTTGAATGGCGGCGGTGGTTTCAACGCCTTCGCCACCAAATTTCTCGGCGCCCAGTTTGTGGTGTTGTTGTCTGACGTGGTCGACGCCATGAACCAGCATCCCGACGGCGTACGCTTCTATATCGGCCATGAGTTAGGGCACCTGCGGATGAAGCATCTGCGCGCCACGTTCCTGCGCTGGCCGGTGTTGTGGCTACCGCTGTTGGGTGCGGCCTATTCCCGCGCCCGCGAGAGTACCTGTGATCGACACGGCCGGGCCTGCTGCGCCTCGCCGGAAGGGGCCGTGCGCGCCTTGGCCGCACTGGCGGCGGGGTCGCAGCGCTGGGCTCAACTCGACGTTGCGGCCTATGGGCGACAGGTCAAGCATTGTTCCGGCTTTTGGATGTCGTTCCATGAATTGACCTCCGGCTATCCCTGGCTGACCAAGCGCGCCGCCCGGGTGATGGACCCGCGAGGACAGCTACCCGGACGCAGCGCCTTTGCCTACTTCCTAGGGTGTTCAATATCTCACCTATATCGCAAATTAAATTCATGCAGTTTTCGTGTTTGACACAAAATCAATGAGAGCACGCCGACGCCGGGCCAGCATCGACGCACCGAGGTGCGTTGTCGCCCACTGCTCGACATCAATAGTACGCACCGATTCCATCGCCTCCTGAATCAACGGAGTCGCTAGGTCGGCGATGAAGGCAGGAATCGCAAGCACCAGCTTACCGATCTCCTTGAGCGGCCCCCTGGTGGTGAAGCATTTGTATTTCCCGAAGACCGATTCGATGATATCGGAGGAGGCCAGCCAGACACTATCAGTCGGGATCTTGGCGGATTCCAATGCGACCTTCGCGAGAATCTGTTGGGTAAAGGCCGCCGCCCGTGGGGTGAGCGTTGACGGCGGTGGCAGCGTGGCCTGGAGTGATTCTTGGGAGCCCTGCTGAAGACCCGTGGATTTGAGATGCGACTGAATCAGCTTGGATTGCGCCATCATTTGCGCGTAATCCACCAGGTCATCCCGGTAGGACAGTAGCCAGGCAAAGCCGTCAAGGAAGCGGCTGTACCCGGCGTCCGCTTGCTGCCAGAACACATCGTCGAGCGTATCACTCTCGAGGTCTGAGTGTGTCTGCAGTGCCTGGCAAAAAGCCGCCCGGTCGGGATAGCGAATGCCGACGATGGCCCGCAATGGGTGCGCCCGGGCGGCGCCGAACCGCGCGCACAGGTGCTCCCATGCCGACCACTTCAGGACGTATTGCGCGCGGATCGCGCTGAAGTCGCCGCGATCATGGTAGGCGAGGACGCGTTGTGCCCACCGCACATGGACATCCAGATTCATAAAACGCGCCTTGATGCGCTGCCGAGGCGGCAGCAAGAAGGCGAGATCGGTCTGCTGCAAGGACGACCACGCGCGGCGACAGTGCGCCAGCAAGGACTCCCAGCGCGCATCTCGGCCCATCTCGGCCTTGAGCCGCGTCGCAATAAGATGCGATATATCATAAGTATAGACGCAGGCAGTGGCGTGCTCCTGAAACAAGGCGATGCCCTTGTGCAGGTCGCTGCCGTGGTCGGCAACGATCTGGACTGGTGGACCGGTGCGTTGCGCAACGCGCCTGAGCACTTGTGCGACCCACGCTCCCGTGCTGTGTGTTGTGATCTCCACGGCCAGCACCTGCATGGCGCCGTGACACGGGCTGTAACCGCTCTGGGCCAGTGCACTCACCGGAATACCCAGGATGACGAGGCACTTGGACGCCCCCAAGGCGATCGTATGGTCGGCGACGTAGATCCAATCCGTGCGCCATTGCGGTTGGCGATTGAGAATCGCGAGACCGCAGCGATAGACCCAGTTGAGCACGGTGGTGTGGGCTGGCGCCGCCACCGGGAGTGACGCGCCGAACAGATTCAATACCCGCGCCACCCCGCGGCTGCCGAGCCCCGCGTGCAGATACAGCCGCATGGTTAACTGCATGACCATGACCGAATAGTGATGGCCGACCGGCGGGGACAGCGCAAGGTGTGGTGGCTCATCCGCTGGTTCGTCATCCGCCGGCGCCGCGGCCTCTTCGGCTCCCGTTCGCGCACGCTCCGCCTTTAGCGCACGCGCCTTCCACTGCGCGCGGCTGTGCTCCAGATCCCGAATCTTGACCTCCGCGGCCCGCAGGCGCTGCTGCCGCTCCAACGCTTTCGCCTTCCAGGCATCACGTGATCGCTGGAACAGGTTGGCCAGACGGCTCGCTGGGCTCTTGAATGCATTCATCACGTCGTGCGTGCTCCGGCAAGGCGGTCAGATCACCGCGCCAGTAGACTGATCAAGCGTTCGTCGTTTGTCAACGGCTTGGCATGAGAAAGTGTCGCACGCGTCATCGTACTCCCCCAAGCACAGAACCGACCGCCGGGCCTTCCAGGCAACACGCTTCTTGCATCGACTTTTCGGCGCCTTTTTAGGTCAGATTGAACACCCTACCTACTTCCTGGCGGCCTTTGTTCCCTATTTCGGGCGTCTGGGTGCAGGCTTCGGCTTTTTGTTCCTGGTTTATATCATTGTCGTATTGGCCGCAATCGCTGTGCCGGCCTATCACGATTACTCGGTGAGGGCCAAAATGACGGCGGCGATTAACGGCTCCCAGGGTGCGCGCGATGGGCTGGGCACTTATTACTTCGCCAACCAGAAGGTTCCCGAATCGCTGGAGAGTGCCGGGGTGACCGCGGAACTGGCCGACGGCATCCATTTGTCGCTCGGCCAGGAGGGTATGGTGCTGACGGTGAGCACGCCGCAGGGTGATCTCATTTTCACCCCCAGCGCCGATGCGCGCCGCCAGATTATCTGGAGCTGCACGCCCGGTGAAGGTCTGAAGCCGACGCAGGTGCCACCAATCTGTCGCAGCGGCGCACCAGCCCCTGGCAGCAATCAGTAACTGACCGGCGTTCGTGGTCGGATGGGGCATTCGCCCCGTCCGCAACCCCAATCAGGTCGGTGATAGATACCCCACCCTCACACAAATCCTCCCCGGGGGGCGACTTCTATCCTGACGCCCGGGGCCACCGAGGTGATGGATAAACCCGTGCCGGCCACGCCGGCGGCCACCATGTCGAGCAGCGACACCAAGCGTTTTGAGTGGATCCCTGACAACCACTGACCGAGCCAAGAGTGTAATAATGCCGACGCGTACATGAGGGGGCCTCCTTTGATCTGCCATGACGGCACGTTTTCACGCACACTACTCCCTCTCGCGATGGGGAGAGGGTTGCTCTTCTCGCCCCTTGTGGGAGAGACCGGGGGTGCGGGAAATGGTGTCGTCGTGAACGGGCAGAATCCATGAGCCATCATCCTGATACTGACGCCACCATGAATCTGATCGGTCGCCGTCTGGGGCTGCTGCTGCTGCTGGCGCCCTTTTCCGCTGCCGGTGACGACATAGTGCGGCTGCAACTGAAGTGGCAGCACCAGTTCCAGTTCGCCGGATATTACGCGGCCCAGGCGATGGGCTACTACCGGAACGCGGGGCTGGAGGTCGAAATTCTGCCCGCCGAACCGGGAGAAGACCCGGTGCGGCAGGTGATGAAGGGCAAGGCCGAGTTCGGCGTCGGTTCCACGGAGCTGCTGCTGCTGCGGGAACAGGGGGTACCGGTCGTGGTCCTGGCGGTCATCTTCCAGCATTCCCCCCTGGCGCTCATGACCCTGAAGGATGATAGGATTCAGACCATCCATGACCTGGCTGGCCGCAAGGTCATGATCGAGCCGGGGTCGGCCGAGCTCCACGCCTACCTGCGCCGAGAGGGGATCTCCGCGGACAAGTTCACGCTGGTACCCCACACCTTCGACGTCCAGGCGCTGCTCTCGGGAGCGGTGGACGCCATGTCCGTCTATGTCACCGATGAACCCTTTGCGCTGAAGCAGGTAGGGCGGGAGTACTTGCTCTATTCCCCCCGGGCGGTGGGGATCGATTTCTACGGCGATAACCTCTTTACTACCGGGGATCTGCTCCGGCGGCGGCCCGAGTTGGTCAGGAAATTCCGGGAGGCGAGCCTCAAGGGGTGGGACTACGCGATGCAGCACCAGGACGAGGTCGCACGGCTCATCTACGACCGTTACAGCCAGCGGCACAGCCTGGAGCACCTCCGGTTCGAGGCCCGGCAGATGGAGTCGCTGCTCCAGCCGGCGCTGATCGAAGTCGGCCACATGAATCCGG
The DNA window shown above is from Candidatus Thiodictyon syntrophicum and carries:
- a CDS encoding GH36-type glycosyl hydrolase domain-containing protein is translated as MRRPPLPWTNVIANEVAGCLVSEVGAGYTWARNSQANRLTPWSNDPVSDPGGEAFYLRDEATGACWSPLPGPRPAPFDYEVRHGFGYSIFRCEDPDLAQETTLFVPRSDPLRVLRLQLCNHGDQPRTLAIVSYQRLVMGNQPASPSPILTAWDPDRDLLTATNPAAGDFADGTAFAFAVTQGGTPGPVSHTCDRAAFIGRHGDPADPTALRTGTALDGANGEELDPCFAQRLTLRLAPGETARCSFLLGECLEAAELDRLVAHYRQPGAIDAALAAAKAFWTDLVGRLQVATPSPAIDLMLNGWLVYQNLSCRIWARSAFYQSGGAFGYRDQLQDAAALVLLRPDLTRAQILLHAAHQFVEGDVLHWWHAAPMERGLRTRFSDDLLWLPYVTSHYVRTTGEWAILDESLPYLSARALEPGEDESFLEPAPSGESGDLYDHCCRALDRSLTLGVHGLPLMGTGDWNDGMNRIGREGRGESVWMGFFLYRCLGDFLPLCEARGDTARLARYADYRTVLTLALEESGWDGAWYRRAYYDDGTPLGCAADDECRIDALAQSWAAISGAVPRERAEQALDALEAQLINEDERLIRLLTPPFVDTPKDPGYIKAYLAGVRENGGQYTHAACWAVLAMTELGRRERAARLLAMLSPVSHTATAPAVETYRLEPYALAADIYGAAPHVGRGGWSWYTGSAGWMYRVGIEAVLGLRVEDGRTLVLKPCIPADWPGLRIHYRLPDGMTRCEIAVENGRGGGRVVAASLDGEPTPVSDGAARVTLPAGGGTFRWEVRLG
- a CDS encoding M48 family metallopeptidase encodes the protein MDDLVYPREHTLGIITLVLGLLIWLGLIVGTVGVALVALGIGFVLYLFAQSTLIAHIKGNGVELSAAQFPDLYEQFTSCCERLQIKELPAAYILNGGGGFNAFATKFLGAQFVVLLSDVVDAMNQHPDGVRFYIGHELGHLRMKHLRATFLRWPVLWLPLLGAAYSRARESTCDRHGRACCASPEGAVRALAALAAGSQRWAQLDVAAYGRQVKHCSGFWMSFHELTSGYPWLTKRAARVMDPRGQLPGRSAFAYFLGCSISHLYRKLNSCSFRV
- a CDS encoding pilin, translated to MHRLFGAFLGQIEHPTYFLAAFVPYFGRLGAGFGFLFLVYIIVVLAAIAVPAYHDYSVRAKMTAAINGSQGARDGLGTYYFANQKVPESLESAGVTAELADGIHLSLGQEGMVLTVSTPQGDLIFTPSADARRQIIWSCTPGEGLKPTQVPPICRSGAPAPGSNQ